A stretch of Ipomoea triloba cultivar NCNSP0323 chromosome 11, ASM357664v1 DNA encodes these proteins:
- the LOC115995676 gene encoding exopolygalacturonase-like → MASIPRCFGAFYVVLLAIFFTVGNGAKPLPARFFNVLDYGAVPDGRTDNVQAFLRAWDDACQFYGRSRVWIPSGVYKLGSVKFSGPCKAYQLAFLIKGTLKSPTERSEFNTDTWIAFNYMNNLVVKGGGYLDGQGHRAWPYNDCSTNSQCGRLPATLTFNFVNNSRVTHLKSINSKNTHFHIFACNGLRFNKVRLTAPKDSPNTDGIKIGLSNDIHITNSVIQTGDDCVAMVAGSRNIRISQVTCGPGHGISIGSIGKNIGDLISGIHVINCTFIGTDNGVRIKTWAPSMSSLVSDVFFGYIHMIDVRNPIVIDQNYCPGGCGDYRSMHSKVQINDVTFNNIWGTSTSKVALALQCSPLVPCKDVNLADINLSYFLPREGPALSSCRNVIGKSKGILSPPGCL, encoded by the exons ATGGCCTCCATACCACGTTGTTTCGGAGCTTTCTATGTTGTTTTGTTGGCCATTTTCTTCACTGTAGGCAATGGTGCAAAACCCTTACCAGCAAGGTTCTTCAATGTTTTGGACTATGGTGCTGTTCCTGATGGAAGAACTGACAATGTTCAG GCATTTCTAAGGGCATGGGATGATGCTTGCCAATTTTATGGGAGGAGTAGAGTTTGGATTCCCAGTGGGGTGTACAAGTTGGGGTCAGTGAAATTTAGTGGACCATGCAAGGCATATCAATTGGCCTTCTTGATTAAGGGCACCCTAAAGTCTCCTACAGAGAGGTCGGAGTTCAACACAGACACTTGGATTGCGTTCAATTACATGAACAATTTGGTGGTGAAAGGTGGTGGGTATTTGGATGGTCAAGGTCACCGTGCTTGGCCTTACAATGATTGCTCCACCAACTCCCAGTGTGGCCGTCTCCCCGCA ACATTGACGTTTAACTTTGTGAACAACTCGAGAGTGACTCATCTGAAATCAATCAACAGTAAGAACACACACTTCCACATCTTTGCGTGCAACGGTCTGAGATTCAATAAGGTCCGGCTGACGGCGCCGAAAGACAGCCCCAACACCGACGGAATCAAGATCGGATTATCCAACGATATCCACATCACCAACAGCGTCATCCAAACCGGCGATGACTGTGTCGCCATGGTCGCCGGCAGTCGGAACATCAGGATCTCTCAAGTGACGTGCGGCCCCGGCCACGGCATTAGCATCGGCAGCATCGGAAAGAACATCGGAGATTTGATCTCCGGCATCCACGTCATAAATTGTACTTTTATCGGCACGGATAACGGCGTGCGGATCAAGACGTGGGCCCCGTCCATGTCGAGTTTGGtctctgatgttttctttggcTACATTCACATGATCGATGTGAGGAATCCGATAGTCATCGACCAAAATTATTGCCCCGGTGGCTGTGGCGACTAC AGATCAATGCACTCGAAGGTGCAGATCAACGACGTGACGTTCAACAACATTTGGGGGACATCGACGTCGAAGGTTGCGTTGGCATTGCAATGTAGCCCGTTGGTTCCATGCAAGGACGTTAATCTTGCGGACATAAACCTGAGTTACTTCCTCCCTCGTGAAGGGCCGGCGCTGTCGAGCTGTAGAAATGTGATTGGAAAATCCAAGGGAATACTGTCCCCGCCCGGTTGTTTGTAG
- the LOC115995677 gene encoding ribose-phosphate pyrophosphokinase 4 — translation MEDKGVVAAEALATRQQKQVLLFYCVEMEDVARKIASESPFIQLQSINWRSFDDGFPNLFINNAQNIRGQHVAFLASFSSPAVIFEQLSVIFALPRLFVASFTLVLPFFPTGSFERMEEEGDVATAFTMARILSNIPISKGGPTSLVIYDIHALQERFYFGDQVLPLFETGIPLLKQRILQLPESDKIVVAFPDDGAWKRFYKQFSNYPAVICTKVREGDKRIVRLKEGSPDGCHVIIVDDLVQSGGTLIECQKVLAAHGAAKVSAYVTHGVFPKRSWERFLHKDGGRSEKAFSHFWITDSCPHTVKAIANKAPFEVLSLAGSIAETLQI, via the exons ATGGAAGACAAGGGTGTTGTTGCTGCAGAAGCTTTGGCGACGAGGCAGCAGAAGCAGGTTCTGCTCTTCTACTGTGTAGAGATGGAGGACGTGGCTCGCAAAATCGCTTCTGAGTCTCCTTTCATTCAGCTCCAATCCATTAACTGGAG GAGTTTTGATGATGGTTTTCCAAATCTATTTATAAACAATGCGCAAAACATCAGAGGCCAACACGTTGCCTTTCTTGCGTCATTCAGCTCACCTGCAGTGATCTTTGAACAGCTTTCTGTCATATTTGCACTGCCAAGGCTCTTTGTTGCCTCTTTTACGTTAGTGTTGCCGTTCTTTCCAACTGGTTCCTTTGAGAGAATGGAAGAGGAAGGGGATGTCGCAACTGCGTTTACCATGGCAAGAATATTATCCAATATTCCGATATCAAAAGGTGGTCCAACCAGTTTAGTTATCTATGACATCCATGCCTTGCAG GAAAGGTTTTATTTCGGGGACCAAGTCTTGCCTTTGTTTGAGACTGGAATTCCCTTGTTGAAGCAACGGATTCTGCAGCTTCCAGAATCTGATAAG ATAGTTGTTGCGTTTCCCGATGATGGAGCTTGGAAGCGGTTTTACAAGCAATTCAGCAACTACCCTGCT GTTATCTGCACAAAAGTTCGGGAAGGTGATAAGAGAATAGTCAGGCTAAAAGAAGGCAGCCCCGATGGTTGTCATGTGATCATTGTTGATGACTTGGTGCAGTCGGGAGGTACCCTAATTGAGTGCCAG AAAGTTTTGGCAGCCCACGGGGCGGCTAAGGTGAGCGCTTATGTCACCCACGGTGTTTTCCCTAAGCGGTCATGGGAGCGCTTCCTGCACAAGGATGGAG GACGGTCAGAGAAAGCGTTTTCCCACTTTTGGATCACGGATTCGTGTCCCCATACTGTAAAAGCCATTGCAAATAAAGCTCCCTTTGAAGTGTTGAGTCTAGCAGGATCCATAGCTGAGACTCTTCAAATATGA